In Gemmatimonadota bacterium, the sequence CGCTGCTGCGGATCCCCCACCTGGTGGTCTGCATCAACAAGATGGACCTGGTGGACTACAGCCAGGAGGCCTTCGAGCGCGTGGTGGAGGAGTTCAAGGCGTTCGGCCGCAAGCTGGACGTGACGGATGTCACGTTCGTGCCCATCAGCGCCCTGCACGGCGACAACGTGGTCGAGCGCTCGGAGCGCATGCCCTGGTTCCAGGGCACGTCGCTGCTCTACCACCTCGAGCATGTACACGTGGCCTCCGATCGCAACCTGATCGATCCGCGCTTCCCGGTGCAGTACGTGCTGCGTCCCTACAACGACGAGTTCCACGACTACCGGGGGCTCGCGGGCACGGTGGCGGGCGGGCAGTTCCGGCCCGGGGACGAGGTGATGGTCCTCCCGTCCGGGTTCACCACCACCATCGAATCGGTGGACTCCTTCGAGGGTCCGGTCGAGGAGGCGGTGCCGCCCATGTCGGTGGCCATCCGGCTCAAGGACGACCTCGACGTCAGCCGCGGCGACATGCTCTGCCGTCCGCGCAACCAGCCGCACGTGGGCCAGGACCTCGAGGCCATGGTCTGCTGGATGGCGGAGCGCTCGACGCTGCAGACCGGCGCCAAGCTCGCCATCAAGCACACCACGCGCTGGGCGCGGGCGATGGTGAAGGAGCTGTACTACCGGTTGGACATCAACACGCTCAGCCGGGACGAGGACGCCACGCAGCTCGCGCTGAACGAGATCGGGCGTGTGCGCCTGCGCGTGACGCAGCCCCTCTTCTTCGACGAGTACCGCCGCAACCGCGCTACCGGCAGCTTCATCCTGGTGGACGAGAGCACCATGAACACGGTGGCGGCCGGCATGATCATCGGGCCCGCCGAGGGATGAGCCGCGCGCGGGAGACCTCTCCCGACGTGGTGTGGCACGAAGGCCTGTTGCCCCGCGCGGAGCGCTGGGCGCGCGCCGGCGTCTCGGGCGCGACGGTGTGGCTCACCGGGCTGTCCGGCTCGGGCAAGTCCACGGTGGCGAACGAGCTGGAGCGCCTCCTGGTGGAGGCGGGCCGCCCCTGCTACCGGCTGGATGGAGACAACCTGCGCCACGGGCTCAACCGCGACCTGGGCTTCTCCGCCGAGGATCGCACCGAGAACGTGCGTCGCGTGGCCGAGGTGGCGCGCCTGAT encodes:
- a CDS encoding GTP-binding protein; the protein is MELLRFATAGSVDDGKSTLIGRLLYDSKAVFEDQLDAVERTSIQMGSEYTNLALLTDGLRAEREQGITIDVAYRYFATPRRKFIIADTPGHIQYTRNMVTGASTADLALILIDVRNGVVEQSRRHAFLSSLLRIPHLVVCINKMDLVDYSQEAFERVVEEFKAFGRKLDVTDVTFVPISALHGDNVVERSERMPWFQGTSLLYHLEHVHVASDRNLIDPRFPVQYVLRPYNDEFHDYRGLAGTVAGGQFRPGDEVMVLPSGFTTTIESVDSFEGPVEEAVPPMSVAIRLKDDLDVSRGDMLCRPRNQPHVGQDLEAMVCWMAERSTLQTGAKLAIKHTTRWARAMVKELYYRLDINTLSRDEDATQLALNEIGRVRLRVTQPLFFDEYRRNRATGSFILVDESTMNTVAAGMIIGPAEG